One stretch of Zingiber officinale cultivar Zhangliang chromosome 6B, Zo_v1.1, whole genome shotgun sequence DNA includes these proteins:
- the LOC121991813 gene encoding cyclin-D5-1-like, whose amino-acid sequence MGESNNLLCYEDGAFLDFSLTDVAQLHGVLVACDEDCLEKLESRDSVFRSQHPKPSDCCSNHFRSDAVEWILRTKSCFGFSCRTAYLAVAYFDRFLAQRSIEDGKPWAARLLSLACVSVAAKMEERSVPTLTDLQSDALSFDANSLQRMELLLLDTLQWRMNSVTPFDYLSYFISKFRCDSSPEESSRRAIDFIFSAINMINLAAYRSSAIAAAAVLAASSKLYAKEVLESKISSVSMFGSCSEKEHVFFCYKIMTRDPSHNDSKRRSAKRPSSSTEEHSSITEVSDSAPSNSSMNKRRRLRLADTNRRQP is encoded by the exons ATGGGAGAATCCAACAACCTACTCTGCTACGAAGATGGTGCGTTCTTGGACTTCTCCCTCACCGACGTCGCGCAGCTCCATGGAGTTCTCGTCGCCTGCGACGAGGACTGCCTCGAGAAGCTCGAATCAAGAGACTCCGTCTTCCGCTCGCAACACCCAAAGCCTTCCGACTGTTGCTCCAACCACTTCCGCTCCGATGCTGTCGAGTGGATCCTAAGA ACTAAGTCCTGCTTCGGATTCAGCTGCCGGACTGCTTACCTCGCCGTCGCTTACTTCGATCGTTTCTTGGCGCAACGGAGCATTGAG GACGGGAAGCCATGGGCGGCGCGGTTGCTGTCTTTAGCCTGCGTCTCGGTCGCCGCAAAGATGGAGGAACGCAGTGTCCCGACGCTAACCGACCTCCAGTCCGACGCGCTCTCCTTCGACGCTAATTCCCTGCAGCGAATGGAGCTGCTGCTGCTCGACACTCTGCAATGGCGGATGAACTCCGTGACCCCGTTTGATTACTTGAGTTACTTCATTTCAAAGTTCCGCTGCGATTCTTCTCCAGAGGAATCGTCGCGCAGAGCCATTGACTTCATTTTCTCCGCCATTAACA TGATAAATTTAGCCGCCTATCGCTCGTCTGCCATTGCTGCAGCTGCCGTATTGGCTGCATCCAGCAAACTGTACGCAAAGGAAGTTCTAGAGTCAAAGATTAGCAGTGTATCAATGTTTGGATCCTGCTCAGAGAAG GAGCATGTATTCTTCTGCTATAAAATCATGACTCGAGATCCATCACACAATGACAGCAAGAGAAGAAGCGCAAAGAGGCCTAGTTCTTCAACAGAGGAGCACTCCAGCATCACGGAGGTCAGTGACAGTGCGCCCTCCAACTCGTCCATGAACAAAAGGAGAAGGCTCCGATTGGCGGATACCAACAGGAGACAACCTTGA